Proteins encoded within one genomic window of Zootoca vivipara chromosome 12, rZooViv1.1, whole genome shotgun sequence:
- the HOXA13 gene encoding homeobox protein Hox-A13 codes for MTASVLLHPRWIEPVMFLYDNSLEEINKNMEAGFHAAAAAAAGTNFAAANQCRNLMAHPASLAAPGSAAAYTSSEAPAAAAGMAEPGASVKQCSPCSAAVQSSSGPAALPYGYFGSGYFPCRMSHHNAALKSCAQPAASFADKYMDTSVGAAGEDFTSRAKEFAFYQGYAAGPYQPVPGYLDMPVVPTIGGPGEPRHDSMLPMEGYQPWAITNGWNGQVYCPKEQNQPPHLWKSTLPDVVSHPSDANSYRRGRKKRVPYTKVQLKELEREYATNKFITKDKRRRISATTNLSERQVTIWFQNRRVKEKKVINKLKTTS; via the exons ATGACAGCTTCCGTGCTCCTCCATCCCCGCTGGATCGAGCCCGTCATGTTCCTCTACGACAACAGCCTGGAGGAGATCAACAAGAACATGGAAGCCGGTTTccacgcggcggcggcggcggccgcaggCACCAACTTCGCCGCGGCCAACCAGTGCCGGAACCTGATGGCTCACCCAGCCTCGCTCGCAGCCCCGGGCAGCGCCGCCGCCTACACGTCGAGCGAggcgcccgccgccgccgcgggcaTGGCTGAGCCCGGGGCATCTGTCAAGCAGTGCAGCCCCTGCTCGGCCGCCGTACAGAGCTCGTCGGGGCCGGCTGCGCTGCCCTACGGCTACTTCGGCAGCGGCTACTTCCCGTGCCGCATGAGCCACCACAACGCCGCGCTCAAGTCGTGCGCACAGCCCGCCGCCTCCTTCGCCGACAAGTACATGGACACGTCGGTAGGCGCCGCCGGAGAGGACTTCACCTCCCGCGCCAAGGAGTTCGCCTTCTACCAGGGCTACGCCGCCGGACCCTACCAGCCGGTGCCGGGCTACCTGGATATGCCCGTGGTGCCCACCATCGGAGGCCCCGGGGAGCCCAGGCACGACTCGATGCTGCCCATGGAAGGCTACCAGCCCTGGGCTATCACCAATGGCTGGAACGGGCAGGTCTACTGCCCCAAGGAACAGAACCAGCCGCCCCACCTCTGGAAATCCACTCTCCCGG acgTGGTTTCGCACCCTTCGGATGCCAACTCCTACCGGCGTGGGAGAAAGAAGAGAGTGCCTTACACCAAAGTTCAGTTAAAGGAACTAGAAAGGGAATATGCTACAAATAAATTCATTACCAAGGACAAGCGCAGAAGGATATCGGCCACTACGAACCTCTCAGAGAGGCAGGTCACAATCTGGTTCCAAAACAGAAgggtgaaagaaaaaaaagtcatCAACAAATTGAAGACGACGAGTTAA